DNA from Halogeometricum sp. S1BR25-6:
GCCGTCCTCCCCGAGCGGGTGTGACCGCCCCCGTGACCGCGTTCACCGAGGCGTCGCTGGGAATTCCCGAGGGGGAGTTGCTCCGCTCGCGCGTCGTCAGCGACGCGGGGGCGACGCTCGCAGCCGTCTTGGACCGCGAACTCACCGGCTACGCCGTCTTCGAACCGCAGGACTCGCTGCTCGGCGGCGGCGGCGACCCCGCCGTGCTCACCTTCGAGGACGGGGTGCCCGTCCTCGCGTACGACGCCGGCGCCGACCGCGGCGGCCCGGACGCCCTCGCCGCCCTCGACGCGGCAGGTCCGTTCCGCGTCGAACTGTACGGACTCGCGGCCGCGGCCGTCGAACGCCTCCACCGCGACGAGACGTGTCGCGTCCCGCCGGCGCGGCCGGCGGACCGACTCGCCGCCGACCCCGAACTGGTCGAACGGACGCGCGCGGCGGCGCCGGCGGACCGCCGGGCCGACGAACGCACCGCCGTGGAGGCGTTCCTCGCCGACGCCGACCGCATCGAGGAGATTCGCGCGGAGGCGCGGCGAGAGGCCGAGTCGCGGGCCGCCGAGTGGGGGCTCTCCGAGCAGTTAGAGGAGTGAGGTATCGGTCGGACCGTATATACCGTCTCGGCCGCAAGAAATCGTGTGACGGTGCTCCCACTCGTTCCGTTGCGGACCCCCGCCGACTTCGCCGACTGGTACCGACCCGGCGCAGACTACGTCGTCCGAGTCGCCGAGGGCATGGGCTTTCCGACCGGCGACTTCCCCGCCCTCGTCGACGAGGCGGAGACGGCGATGCGGGGGAACCGGACCGGCTACGACGTGGCCGCGGAGGTGGCACAGACCATCGTGGCCGACCTCTTGGCCGACGCCGCTTTCGGGGGGCCCTTCCTGGAGTGGACGCCGCTGTGGTACGAACTCGCGCTGACCGGACCGACCTACTTCGCGGGATGGCGGCTCAAGCACATCGCCCGCAAGTACGCCGACACGCTCGAACACGTCTCGGTGCCGCGGTTCAGCCGACCGCAGGACGTGCTCTACGAGGGCAAGCCCGCGGTCGACCGCGTCTCGGGGTTCGCCGACCGCTTCGCCTTCGCCGACGCCATCATCCACTTGGAGTGGTTCGACTACGTCGCCAGCGAGTGCGGTCTGCCGGTGCCGCCCGAACTCATCTCGCGAACGCGCGACGAGACGGTGGCCTACTACGTCGGCGCGCGGCCGATGGAGGACCTGACGCCGACGGTCCGCCGGTTCCAGCACCTCCTGTTCAGCGACGACGTGTGGGTGCGCGAGGTGAACCGCCGCTACGACCTCGACAGCACCCTGTTCACGCTCTGGGAGCGCATTCTCTCGCGGGAGCGCCAGCGGTTCGACCCGCGGCAGACGTGAGGTCTCCGGCGGACGCGCCGGGCGTCTCCGCCGCCGCCGCGGTCACGCGTCGGAGGGTCTCGGTTCGTACGCCTCGCCGACGACAACGTCGAGCGCTTGCGAGCGGACGTGCATCGATAGGTCGCGGTGTTCGCGTATCTCGCCGTCGAGGCTGAACTCGATGTCCTCGCCCTCCCGGCCGGTGACGTGGAGTTCGTCGCCGGTGAGTTGGGTCACGTTCTCCGTGTCGCTTCCGATGAACTGCTGGACGGCCGCCTCGGTCAGCATCTTCGAGGTGGGCATGTCGTTGACGACAGTCACCTCGAACAGTCCGTCCTCGACGTTCGCCTGCCCGCCGCCGCGGGCGAACCCGCGCGCGTTGCCGACGAGGATACAGAGCGCCTCGCCCGTCCACGTCGTCGACTGGGCCGACACGTCGCGTTCGACTTCGAGTTCGACGTGCAGCGGTTCGAACTCCCGGACGGTCTTGAAGCCGGCGGCGACGTAGGCGAGCGTGCCGAACCGCTCTTTCATGTCGGAACTCGTTTCGGAGCTGGTCTGCGCGGTCAGCCCGGCGATACAGGAGTTCGTGAACAGTTCGCCGTCGGCGACGCCGAGGTCGATGCGCCGCCGGTCGCCGCTCTCTAAGAGTTCGAAGGCGTGCTCGACGTCCCTGATTCCGACGTTCGTGGCGAAGTCGTTACCGGTGCCGCCGGGGACGACGCCGAACGTCACGTCGTCGAGGGCGTCCGCCCGTCCGAGCCCCTCGACCACGTTGTGTATCGTGCCGTCGCCGCCGCAGGCGGCCACCCGTTCCGCCCCCTTCCGGCCGGCCCGTTCGGCGAACTCGACGGCGTCGCCCGGTTCCTCGGTCCGTTCGACGGCGTAGCCGCGCTCGGCCGCCAGCGATTCGACCCGCTCGGCGTGGTCGCCGGACCCGCTGACCGGGTTGAGGATGATTCGCCACTCGCCGTCGTCGGTGCTGGGGGGCGCTTCTCGGTCGCCGTCGGTCGTCTCGTGGGTCGTCATAGTTCGGAGGGTGTCGGTCGACGTCGAACGCGTTCGGTCGGTGTACGAAGGCGGTCGACGGTCAAGGCTTTGGTGGCTGTGCGCTCTCGAATCGGGTTGCCCGCCGTCGAACCCCGTGCCGACCGCGTGCTCCGCGGCGAAGCGGTCGTCGACGAACAGAACGTCGTCGGTGTCGAACGTCGGCGGGTCGACTCGGTCCTCCGCACTGGGGTCCGCGCCGAAGCCATTCGTACCCTATCCGTCGAATCGTATCCGCGAATAACGGGTGGTTTACACGCGATTCGGTCGTGCGACGCCGCGAGACGGCCCGGCGGCGCTCCGCCGACGCTCGGCGCAAGCGGCCGTTACCGGCTGCGCCGGTAACGTAAGATTGGGTTAAACTCCGCTATACAGGACAATACTCATACCCTTCTCTTTCCATTGTGCGCTCAGTTGATTGACATGCAGGACGAAAACGTCTGGCAGTCCGTCTGTAGAGCCCTCGGCGATAAGACTCGTCGGCGCGTGCTGGTTGCGCTCTTGGAACTCCCGGACGCCGACGACACGCTACGTGTGCCCGAGGATGTTCACGAGGGCGACCGAGACGAACGGAAACTGGAGACGGCGCTGTACCACAACCACCTCCCGCTGTTAGAGCAGGCTGGCTACGTTCGGTGGGACCCGGACGCGGGTCGGGTCGGCGTCGGCGACGACTTCGGGGAGATTCGGCCGGTGCTCCGACTCCTCCACGACAACCGAGCGGACCTCCCGGACGACTGGGTCTGACTCGAATCTACCTCGAATCCGGACGGGGGCCGGCCGCCACCGTATAAACACCGTTCGAACACGGCACGTGAATTGGTATGCGTGCGTCCCGTCACTCATACGCCCATCGGGGGGAGCCGCTTCGGTCCGCGACGGATCGATCGGCGCAGGCTTCCCCGCTGGTGGACGGCGGTTCGACCTCGAAGAGCACGCGCCCGACACCGCCAATACGCGGCTTCCCGTCGCATCCCCCGCGATTTCACCCTTCCGACAGTGCACGACGAAATGCGACGAGGAGCAACCGGTTCGCTCCCGGGCGACGGACGAGCGCCGCCGACCGCGCTCGACACCGCCCGTAACGGAACTGATCGGTTCGCCTCGACGCAGTTCGCGGCGACCCACTTCGAGAACGTCGTCGAGACCAAGGGCTTCCCATCGCGACGGAGACGGCCGCGCCCGATTCCAATGATACAGCAACACAACTGCGACCGAACGAGTACGAGAGGGCACGAATGAGCGACCAGCACCCGGACGAGACGAACTCCGAGGAGAAATCCGGCGTCGCGGGCTACATGGCCCAGGCGAAGGAGATGGCCGAGTCCGCACAGGAGCGAGGCGAGACGACCCCGGACCACGGGTCCGACGAGGGGCACAGCGGTCCGTTCGCGCCGGCCGAGCACCTCGCGGAGTCGTTCGCGGCCAACTCCATGTCGGAGGGGCGCCTCTTCGACGTGGCGGACGCCGTCAGCGACTACCGGATGAACGACGTGGACGTGACCGACACCACCTGCGGCTACTGCGCCGTCGGCTGTCGGTTCGACGTGCTCTCGAAGGACGACGAGGTGTTGGGAATCCGGCCGAACGCCGAGAAAGCCCCCGTCAACGGTATCTCGACGTGCGTGAAGGGCAAGTTCAGCTACGGCTACGCCGACGACGAGGACCGCCTGACGACGCCGCTCATCAAAGAGGACGGCGAGTTCCGAGAGGCGTCGTGGGACGAGGCGCTGGACCGCGTCGCCGAGGAACTGCAGGAGACGAAAGACGAGTACGGCCCCGACGCCCTCGGACTCGTCTCCTCTTCGCGGACGTCGAACGAGGCGAACTACCTGATGCAGAAGCTGTCACGCCAGATTCTCAAGACCAACAACATCGACAACTGCAACCGCCTCTGTCACTCGCCGACCGTCGCGGGCCTCTCGCAGACGGTCGGGTACGGCGCCGGGTCGGTCGGCACGGAAGCCTTCAACGACACGGACTGCTATCTCATCACGGGGTCGAACACGACCGAGTCCCACCCCGTTCTCGCCACCGACATCAAGCAGAACCTCAAGGAGGGCGCCGAGGCGTACGTTTTCGACCCCCGGAAGGTGCAGATCGCCGAGCACGCGACGCAGTACGCCCGCGTCACGCCCGGTTACGACACGGTCTGGATCAACGGCATGATCCG
Protein-coding regions in this window:
- a CDS encoding DUF7344 domain-containing protein, whose protein sequence is MQDENVWQSVCRALGDKTRRRVLVALLELPDADDTLRVPEDVHEGDRDERKLETALYHNHLPLLEQAGYVRWDPDAGRVGVGDDFGEIRPVLRLLHDNRADLPDDWV
- a CDS encoding diacylglycerol/lipid kinase family protein, producing MTTHETTDGDREAPPSTDDGEWRIILNPVSGSGDHAERVESLAAERGYAVERTEEPGDAVEFAERAGRKGAERVAACGGDGTIHNVVEGLGRADALDDVTFGVVPGGTGNDFATNVGIRDVEHAFELLESGDRRRIDLGVADGELFTNSCIAGLTAQTSSETSSDMKERFGTLAYVAAGFKTVREFEPLHVELEVERDVSAQSTTWTGEALCILVGNARGFARGGGQANVEDGLFEVTVVNDMPTSKMLTEAAVQQFIGSDTENVTQLTGDELHVTGREGEDIEFSLDGEIREHRDLSMHVRSQALDVVVGEAYEPRPSDA